From the genome of Acidihalobacter aeolianus:
GTCTGACGGGAGTACGCATGCGTCACATCATATCCATCCTCATGGAGAACGAGTCGGGTGCGCTGTCGCGTGTCGCCGGGCTGTTTTCCGCGCGCGGCTACAACATCGAGTCGCTGACCGTCGCGCCGACCAACGACCCGACCCTGTCGCGCATGACCCTGGTGACCACCGGCAACGAGCAGATCGTCGAGCAGATCGTCAAGCAGCTCAACAAGCTCATCGACGTGGTCAAGCTGATGGAGCTGAATGAGTATCGCTACATCGAACGCGAGATGATGCTCATCAAGGTGCATGCGGCGGAGGCCGGGCGCGAGGAGATCAAGCGGCTGTCCGACATCTTCCGCGGGCGCATCATCGACGTCACCAGCGAGGTCTACACGATCGAGCTGACCGGCACCGGTGAGAAGCTTGATGCCTTTATGGAAGCGGTCGGCGAGCGCCACATCCTGGAAGTGGTGCGTTCCGGCGCCATGGGCATCGCCCGCGGCGACCGCGTGCTGCGTGCGTGATCCACCCTTACGAATCGAAAACGACTGAAGGCAAGAGGACACTATGAATATTTTCTACGATAAGGACGCCGACCTTTCCCTGATCCAGGGCATGCAGGTGGCGATCATCGGCTACGGCTCGCAGGGTCACGCGCACGCGAACAACCTCAAGGAATCCGGTGTGAACGTGGTCGTCGGTCTGCGCGAGGGTTCCGCCTCGGCGGCCAAGGCTGCGGCAGCGGGCCTGGCCGTCAAGCCGGTGGGCGAGGCGGTGGCGAGCGCCGACCTGATCATGATCCTGGCCCCGGACGAACATCAGGCCGCGATCTACCGTCACGACATCGCACCCAATCTCAAGTCCGGTGCGACCCTGGCCTTTGCCCACGGCTTCAACATCCACTTCGAGCAGATCGCGCCGCGCGCCGATCTCGACGTGGTGATGATCGCGCCGAAGGGCCCCGGTCATCTGGTGCGCTCCACCTATACCCAGGGCGGCGGCGTGCCCTGCCTGATCGCGGTCAGTCAGGATGCCAGCGGACGCGCCCGCGAGGTCGCCCTGTCGTACGCCTCGGCGATCGGCGGCGGTCGTGCCGGCGTGATCGAAACCAGCTTCCGCGAGGAAACCGAGACCGATCTGTTCGGCGAGCAGGCGGTGCTCTGCGGCGGGACCAGTGCCCTGGTTCAGGCCGGCTTCGAGACCCTGGTCGAGGCGGGCTATGCCCCCGAGATGGCCTATTTCGAATGCCTGCACGAACTCAAGCTGATCGTCGACCTGATGTACGAAGGCGGCATCGCCAACATGCGCTATTCGATCTCGAATACGGCCGAATACGGCGACCTGACCCGCGGCCCGCGCGTCGTCACCGACGAGACCAAGGCCGAGATGCGCCGCATCCTCAAGGAAATCCAGAATGGTGAGTTCGCCCGCGAGTTCATCCTCGAGAATCATGCCGGTGCCGCCACGCTCAAGGCCAAGCGCCGTCTCGGGGCGGAGCACCCGATCGAGGCCGTCGGCGAGCGCCTGCGCAGCATGATGCCCTGGATCGCAGCCAACAAGATCGTCGACAAGACCCGCAACTGATCTACCGCGGGGGCACCCGTGCGGCTGTCCCCGCCTTTCCTGCCGCATAGCGACGCCCAATCCCCGGAACACTAGCGATGCTGCCGATCGTCCGCGAGGGGCGCATACCCGTCTTCGGGGCCTTGGCCGTCGCCCTGGCCCTGACGGCCAGCGAAGGTGTCTGGGTTGCGGCACCGGTCTGGCTGTTGACCGTGCTGCTGTTCTTCCTGCTGCGCGAACTGCCGCGGCCTGCACCGGCCTCGCCACTGGCCGTGCTCAGCCCGGTGGACGGGCGTATCGTGTCGGTCGACGATTGCCGCGATCCCTACTGCGAACGTCCCGCGCGCTGCGTTCGTATCGTGCAGGACGCAGCTGGGCCCTACGGACTCTATGCACCGATCGAGGGCAAGCTGCTCAAGGTCTGGCGCGGTGCGCTCGCGGGCGAATCGCACCAGGCTGCGCTGTGGGTGCAGACCGACGAACTGGATGATATCGTCGTTGCGGTACGACGCCCGCGGCTGCCGGGTTATCTGCGTTGCCGGGTACATGCCGGCGAACGGGTTGGGCATGGCAGCCGTTGCGGTTTTGCGGGCTTTGGGCGTTTTCTGGATGTGTATCTGCCTGTGCGTTCGCGTATTGAAGCCGCTCCGGGCGAGCGTATGCGTGCGGGGCAGGTGATCGGCCGTCTGTTACGGGACTGAACGGCATGCGTGGCATGGGACGAGGGAAGGGGATGGAAGAGGAACACCAGGAGCAGCGCAAGGCAGCGAGACATCCGCGGGGTATCTATCTGCTGCCCAATCTGTTGACCACAGGGGCGCTGTTCGGCGGGTTCTACGCAATTGTCGCGGCCATGAACGGGCGCTACACCGCAGCCGCGATCGCGGTGTTCATCGCCATGGTGCTCGACGGCCTCGACGGGCGCGTGGCGCGCATGACCAATACGCAGAGCGCCTTCGGCGCCGAATACGACAGTCTTTCGGACATGGTGTCCTTCGGTCTCGCGCCGGCGCTGGTGATGTATCAATGGGCCCTGGTCCATTTGCACGATCTCGGCTGGTTCTGGGCCAAGGCCGGCTGGCTGGCCGCCTTCATCTATGCCGCGGCAGCCGCCTTGCGTCTGGCGCGTTTCAATACCCAGGTCGGCATCCAGGACAAGCGCTTCTTCCAGGGCTTGCCCAGTCCGTCGGCGGCGGCCGTGATGATGGGCACGGTGTGGATGTGGGAGCAGTTTTCGATCGGCG
Proteins encoded in this window:
- the ilvN gene encoding acetolactate synthase small subunit, giving the protein MRHIISILMENESGALSRVAGLFSARGYNIESLTVAPTNDPTLSRMTLVTTGNEQIVEQIVKQLNKLIDVVKLMELNEYRYIEREMMLIKVHAAEAGREEIKRLSDIFRGRIIDVTSEVYTIELTGTGEKLDAFMEAVGERHILEVVRSGAMGIARGDRVLRA
- the ilvC gene encoding ketol-acid reductoisomerase, with translation MNIFYDKDADLSLIQGMQVAIIGYGSQGHAHANNLKESGVNVVVGLREGSASAAKAAAAGLAVKPVGEAVASADLIMILAPDEHQAAIYRHDIAPNLKSGATLAFAHGFNIHFEQIAPRADLDVVMIAPKGPGHLVRSTYTQGGGVPCLIAVSQDASGRAREVALSYASAIGGGRAGVIETSFREETETDLFGEQAVLCGGTSALVQAGFETLVEAGYAPEMAYFECLHELKLIVDLMYEGGIANMRYSISNTAEYGDLTRGPRVVTDETKAEMRRILKEIQNGEFAREFILENHAGAATLKAKRRLGAEHPIEAVGERLRSMMPWIAANKIVDKTRN
- a CDS encoding phosphatidylserine decarboxylase; translated protein: MLPIVREGRIPVFGALAVALALTASEGVWVAAPVWLLTVLLFFLLRELPRPAPASPLAVLSPVDGRIVSVDDCRDPYCERPARCVRIVQDAAGPYGLYAPIEGKLLKVWRGALAGESHQAALWVQTDELDDIVVAVRRPRLPGYLRCRVHAGERVGHGSRCGFAGFGRFLDVYLPVRSRIEAAPGERMRAGQVIGRLLRD
- the pssA gene encoding CDP-diacylglycerol--serine O-phosphatidyltransferase, producing the protein MEEEHQEQRKAARHPRGIYLLPNLLTTGALFGGFYAIVAAMNGRYTAAAIAVFIAMVLDGLDGRVARMTNTQSAFGAEYDSLSDMVSFGLAPALVMYQWALVHLHDLGWFWAKAGWLAAFIYAAAAALRLARFNTQVGIQDKRFFQGLPSPSAAAVMMGTVWMWEQFSIGGRTMMVPALVITLLSGGLMVSGFSYYSFKDIDLRKRVPFVSVIVVLSLFVLIALWPSIVLYALFVLYTLSGPLHFAWRRWRKFRQRRVQPG